The proteins below come from a single Poecilia reticulata strain Guanapo linkage group LG5, Guppy_female_1.0+MT, whole genome shotgun sequence genomic window:
- the npffl gene encoding pro-FMRFamide-related neuropeptide FF like: MDTAAVMTLLALILAMAGVSQALHIQGGGEENDMLPGSSEENMADHLLGLEIESRDTSPDDRLLLLVLRALKQAGFPLGTQRETRESVLHQPQRFGRSSNGQVVLEDQIQPRDWEAAPGQIWSMAVPQRFGKK; the protein is encoded by the exons ATGGACACAGCTGCAGTGATGACTCTTCTGGCTCTGATCCTGGCGATGGCTGGCGTCAGCCAGGCTCTTCACATCCAAGGCGGTGGGGAGGAAAATGACATGCTGCCTGGCAGCTCGGAGGAGAACATGGCTGACCACCTGCTGGGGCTG GAGATTGAGAGCAGAGACACCAGCCCTGACGATCGCCTGCTACTTTTAGTGCTAAGAGCACTGAAGCAAGCTGGTTTCCCTCTGGGAACCCAGAGAGAAACCAGGGAATCCGTCCTCCACCAGCCACAGAG GTTTGGCCGCAGCTCCAACGGGCAGGTCGTGTTGGAGGATCAGATCCAGCCCCGGGACTGGGAGGCCGCCCCTGGTCAGATYTGGAGCATGGCCGTGCCCCAGAGGTTTGGCAAGAAGTAA